GACGGTACCAATTTACAGTGAAGCTAGAATGAATCGCGCTACCCCTATTTGCTTCAAGCAGTCAACTCTAACTGTCAGTCTTGTGCATTTCACTACTCTGATTCATCATCAGACAAGCATACCACATCTATACCAGAACCATTTGTAGCAGGGGCCGTCGCCCTAGGCTCATCGCCGCTCAACCCAAGACTGGCTGTAAGCCATGCATCCAGCGATAATGACGGCTGCTCTCCTGCGGTGATGGAAGGTGCTGCTGTATTCGAGCCTGGAGGTGCTGCTATTTGTAAAGCTGGGTTTGGAGCTGGTGGCACACGTTGTGCCAGGTGACTAGGATGCGAGCTTGAGGGCAATGATGTTGCTGGGAGGGCTGAGTGTAAACTTGACATGCCTGAGGTTGCCACGGGGCCATGGTGTGAATCTGATGGGGATGAATTTGCTCCCAGCACTGGTTGTGTCCTCGGGGACGTCGCCTCCACCCTAGTTGGCAGAAGCTGCTGCTGATTTCCAGGTGGCATTGAATTTGCCAGTGGTGACTTGAACTGGAGATGAGGAGCAGGTGCACGAGGAGCCAATTCACTCTGAGCTCCATAGCTCCCACGTGGTGTAGGCATGTGACTAAGAGGTGCTGACGATGTTCTGTAAATATTGCCTGGTATCAAGGGGGGAGGTTGGACCACTTGTGAGGACGGCGATGACGAACGAGACAACTGCGACAGTGACGATGATGGTTGTTCCACCAGTGGTGCTTGGACTCTAAGCCTTGGTACTGGTGGTCGACAGGCTGATGGCAAGGCAAATGATGACGCTGAGGATCCCATCCCTGAAGGCCTCATCGGTACTTGCTGAGAAGCCTGAGGTGTCTGACGAACTGTAGGGGCATGGGCTCTTGCTGCAGCTCAAAGAAATAAATGGATGTTAAATACAATTATGAGAAACAGCTGTATTAACAAGTTTTGGAGCCCGCCTTTTTTATTTATTCGTTCAGTACGTCCACATTCAGAATGATTAGCAAGGTGTCAAGCATTGCATACAACTTGGTTCTTGTGCATTTTATCTCGTTTAGAAGATCTACTGCTGCAaggttttcaaaaaaaaaagatctaCTGCACCTTCCAATGTAAATCTTAAAGAAAGAAGAAATTTAATGAAATGGAAATTTATCAGTGTTTCATACCAAATACTAATCGTGTCGAGAAAATTAACTTTGAAGGCACAAAGTATGAATGAGTACGCTCCATACCTTGTGCTGCAGATGGTGATATGAATTTGGCCCGAAAATCCTCAGCCAGTGATTGGTTGCGCAGAACTTTCTCATAAAAATTATCAAGTGTCTTCTTTTGCTGAAGATGGGTGGAGTCATGTTCTTCAATTAACAAATCATATTTTTGCTTTACCTTCTCTATTTCTTGGCTGCACTCCATCCGAAGTTGTGTTTTCTGTCCAAAGTGGAACTGATAAGACATGGTGATATGGGAACTACCATAAACAAATAAGGGTAGACAAAAAAGGGACGAAAATAAGAACCTTCAGTTCATGAGTTTTATTGACTGTGTCCATGTATAATCTTAATCTGTGCAACTCATTTTTCAGTGGTTCAGCATCAATAGGTGGGTGATTAAACATCATTGATGCCACTGGAAAGAGTTCTGCAGACTGCACAGAACCAGATGCCACCTCTGTCTGATGACTTGGTTGACTATCATCAGGTTGTGCTCTTTCAAGCAAGTTATTGGAGAAAGGGATTGATTGTTGCCTCTCAGATTGCAACGGCTGAGATGATGCTACACCAGACAAGTCTGCTTGTTCTGATTCTCCTTGCGAAAGTTGTGATGACACTAAACTCTGTTGTGCACACTGAGTCACAAGATTGTTCTGTATCTCGACTTCTTCAGAAACTGGCAATGTGGCCTGTCTGGAAGGAGCAGTCAAAGCTGGTGTGTCCAAGTGAGGTGAATCGGCAAAATCGGTGCTCCTATTTTCTGTGTCAACTTCCACTTCAGCATCACCTAAACGTTCACTTGTACCACCTTGTAGTGGCACGCAAACAGCACTCTCCTCAGCATGTTCAGTACTTCTATGGTCACCACCTGAAGGTTCCTGATATAATGGTGGGTACATAATGAGTTATTCTGCATCATAAGCTTATGCGATAACAATGAAAGTAAGGATCCTAGACGATAATGTTATGTGTAAGCACAAAACATCACAAGAAAACAAGCACGAGGAAGTAGTGAAATACGATTAGTTCAAAATGGAACACAATTTGCTAAGCACTAACCCTCATGCAAAGAAAAAGCAGGACATCCACTTGTCAAGTATATTTAAGCAAATTGTACAGAAAAAGAAGGATAGTGATATCCGCTAATAAAGTACATTCAAGTAAATGAGTTAGAATACTCAGGACTGTCCTATGCGAAACGCAACATGATACATAAAGTTCTAGCTGTTCATGCCTTGGGGAAACAGACTAACAGGATTACGTGGTAAATATGTCAAGATTTGCATTGCTAACATGGAAAGAGTaagggaaaaaaaaaacacaaaCCCTAGATTAGGTTACTAGAAGGTGTACAAATATTTCTTACACCTTGTACTATATCACAACAGAGATAAACTTAACTGAGAAAACTACCAAAGGATAAAACAGCAGAGCTGATGAAAACTTAGATAGATCTCACATTTCTTTCTCATGATCTTATATACGTGTGATATTGTTCAGAAAATAGGTTATAATTCACAGGCTGAATGTGATGAATTTGTATGCCAAAAAAATACTCATTTGTCACTGGGAAACTACTAAAAAATAAGCACTATCAGCATTTTGCATGTGAAAAACATGCAATACATGTGTTAACTGTATTTCCAGCTAAATAATTACTAACCAATGAATGAACAGCCAGAGATGCATCTCCTTGTGAGGCAATGCCATCAGAAACATTGCAGATTCCATTCACTGACAGACTGACAAATGATGCTGGACCTTGAATAAGAACTTCAGGTCTATTCTGCGTTTCTTCTTCAACAACTTCAGATGCATTTACACTTCGAACCAATGTAATTTCCATTGTTGAATTTTCATCCAAAGACGGTGTTGTTGGAGCAGCTGCATGAACATGGCAGTTACCAACAACTTCCCTAAAGTGACTAAATTCCTCCATAACAAATTCTGAATCTGGTAAAGGAATGTATTGATCAAAAGTATGGTCTAATTGGCCAGACTTTGCTGCCTGAAGGATTTCCTCCTTCAACTGAGACTCCTTTGTCCAGGTAGCTGATTGCTGCATATCAAGCCTGTTGCGTTGGCATTTCATGTGATTCAAAAATGCACATAGAAGCATAGTAAACCATCCAATTACTAGCTTTATGTTCACATCCCTGTCCTCTTGAGCAATATGATTTTGACTTCTACGAAGATGTTCCACAACTAAACTGCATGCTTCTCTGAGTTTAACGACTTCCTTTTGCCTGTGCCTGTCTAAAAACGAGGCCTCATTTGAATGCTTATCCTCGATACTCTTTCTTCTTAAGGAGAACACTTTATCAACTAATTTAATTCTTTTTTCCATTATTCTACTAAGAAGTTCATCCCTCGATATACATTCCTCTCTATGGGGTCCTGGGTCAGATAGCAGCTCTTTCTCTCCTGAAGCTATGTGCTCAGTCCAAAAATCAcctgcagcctctcgatgtgAATCAGTCTCAAAGTTACCATCAATTGAAGTTAGCTGACTAGGGATTAACTCATCATTTCTCAATTTAACTGAATTCTCTTGTTCACAAGTTGATATGTTGCTTACTGAAGCCGTATGATTCTGTTTGCTCATTTCGCCTGCTCTGCGTGCAAACTTCTTCTTTAGTATCCTTAGCTTTCCATAGACAAACTCAGCTAGTTCTTCAGTGCACTCATAGTTCAAGTTTTTTACAGCAAGGGTGAGGGATTCTGTACGATTGATCTTATGCTTTAAGAGAGAAGCAGCACGCCAACACTGTAGCAGAGCATTACAAAAATAACAGCATTTAGCAGCAAGCGTGTATAAAGTCAAACAAGTAAAGGTTTTTTTTTCCTCTAACCAGAGCTATATTGAATGCATGCAGAATGCCCTTAGGCTCCTGGCTGATTTGGTGATTCTTCAAAATATACTCCAGAAATTCCTCACATAAGGATTTCACATTCTCCTGCAAAATTTGTTATGACCCATCCATGAAAGCAATCAACTTGGACTGAAAAATGAGTACACAAAATGAAGTTATTTTAAGATTTTCacaatttcatatttttttggaaAAAATCTTTGACCTGGCTGCATTTTTGCTAAAAACAATGGTTTGAACTTTCATATGTTATGCAATAGAACACAACTACCTTTTCAGGATGTTATGCAGTTATAGAGGGTTGCAGCAACTTGTATAAAGTCATAGAGGGAGTAATGAAGTTAATGTGTTTAGCAGTACCGGCAGTTGCAGCAACTTGTATAACTTTGACAGTTCTGGCTTGAGTTGCACGTGTAGACCTTTTTGTGCGCCATGAAGATTGTTTCTCTCTACATAATGAACTGTATTAGCAAAATGCAGTATCCACATCTAAAGACAGTAATTCTGTTACAGTTGTAATACCTAGTTCCTGCCATGTATCTTCAACTGATATTTGATGAGAACTTGATGGGGTATTGTTTCCAGACAATATAGTGTCGTTGTCTTTGCCAGGTGGGACTTTTGGAGATGAATCCATGACTTCACCAATTCTTCTACGTTTTATTCTAGCCTCATCAGTTTCTTCAGTCCCACCTGGCAATTGCTCTTCTACATTTTGTATCTTTCTGCGGCTTCTTTGTGCTGGCTCAGATATATGTTGCCAGCGAGGAGACCTTCCATTAAGTAAACTTGACCAGTAGGCCCAGAACTTTGGCAGATCACCCTCAACTGATGCGATTCCCTCCCTCTCACCTACTACGACAGTGCCTCTGAAATAGAAAGATCCGCGTAGATAAGCTTGTGATATGGCTGCATTGTCCATTTCATTGCTGAGTTCAACCTTGTTGGGTAATTTTGTTGAAAACTCTGAAGCTACATTATCCACGAAAAGCTCATCAGCATCAGAGCCTTTAAATGAGTGGCTAGGGTTCTGAAACTCCTCAAGTCTATTAAAGAGAAATGATGCACCCCAACTGAGCAGACAATGGCTGAGGCTAGGGGTTATATTCAGGATATTGCTATCCAGAATATGACCATGCTTTGCAAGAATAAGAACCTTTTCCTCAATTGTACAAGATGAATATAAACGAAAAATAGGCACATGTTCAGACTGTGACTCCATGCTGACCCTCTGAAGAGCTCTCAAGTCATTCACGGGATTCCAATCGCTACCATATATGATTATGGCATCAACAGATGATAGCTTAATGCTTGGACCACATGCACGACTATCAATCAAAAAAATAAATCGCCCCTTACTTTTGTCATTGAACATATTCATTGCTGTCTGTTTCTTTTGAAGTAGCAAACCACGTTCAACACGTTCATATGACTCAAAACCAAATCTCTGACGAACAAAGTCATCCAAAATGTCACCAATAGGGTTGCCAGACCCACCACCAGACTGCCATATGAAATAAAGTAGAATAAAATTGAATCAAAAGCTTTGCTAATACAATAACTGGAGATTACAAAGGCATCATAAGCATACTTAATTGATCGTCACGATAACAATACAGAGCATATCAAAACAAATGACCACAATAATCACTATAGATGTATGTACTTTAAGAAGACCAGATGCGTGTTAGAAATTATTCAGTTCTCCTGAACTGCAAAGAACTCAACATAACATTGTCAATAACCTCCATGCTGCATTTGTGATTCTTATAATTTTGTAACTGACGCAAGTCAGATAACTAATTGGTATCACCCACCTACTCGAGACAATAAACTTAAGTGTTAAAATGTGAATAAGTTATGAACTTTCTCAGAAGATTAACTAACCTGGAAAATGAAAGAAACTGTACGGTGCATAAGGTAGGTAAAAAGTTTAAAATTGCTAAAGGCTGCCAAAATTTCAGGCTTAAGTAGAAATGAATTGCTCTTTACTGGAATCAACATGCATAAACTGTACCAAAATTAAATAGTGCAAGTAAAAAAATAATGGAAGCATAATACCGTGGATGTCTCACCTGGGAAAGAATAAGAACTCTTAGACCTTCAGTCCTAATCTTCTGGAGCATCTTGTCAAGAAGCAGCAACTTGCCACATGAACGCACTCCAATATCAAGGATATCAGTTACAGTGTGACCCTTGGTAAGAGAGCTTTGCAACATTTGATCAACGAGATAAGGGTGGTCACAACACTGTTGCATAAGATTAGCTGAAGATCAGTAGGATTGTCTGCAGCTATATATAATAAGTAATTGTACATGCAGATTCCACCTCGTCCAGCGAAATCACTAATTTAAAACAAGTTGTATCATGTGTGCAGCACTACCAAGAATGTTGTAACAAGTTTTAAAAGCAAACCTTCCGGAGGGATACAAGAATGTTGCGAAGAGCACCAACACTAtcagtttttgaatgtgatCGAAGTGCTGGGGAGTTTGATAGTAACGTGTAACAGTACATCTCTAATTGCACCGGTGAAAGGTAAGCGGGAACCCAATACTCCAAAAGCTTTGAAGAATCTGCCTTCCGCTCAAATGCAACATAACGGGCAAGTTTTGCTTTCAGCACTGCTAGGGTGCCAGCTGTATCAAAAGAAACACCATTTGAAACACTAAATGTACCATTTTCTTCAGGGTTGAGGAAAGATAGCAGATTGATGTACTCAGGAATATTTTCCTGCAAGACAAAACAAGACAATATGACCCACTTGTGGTACAAAATAAGTTCTATATAAGGTTGTTGGCAGCACCTTCAGTGAGGAACTCAATAAAACCATCCTAAAATTGGTAGGAAGTTCCTTAAGTTGTTCAAGGCATTTTGAAACTCTTGAGTTTTGACAATCATCGACCATAACTGCCTCCCAACAAATTCGCCCAATGGCTTCAATGTCCTGTATAACAATAGAGCAAAAAATAAAACTACATGGTATAATTACTTGCAAGGAAGCTCCATGATTGCATAACATTGATGCAAAATGTATCAAAAGATAGAACTGGTGTTCTTTTAATTGGTAAGCTAGACGAGCTTAGACTAGGAGAATAATATTACCTCTAAGATGGCATCAGGGTGGGACAAGAGAACTTGCAACATCACAGAACCACCCTCATAAAACTCCAGATCTCGAATTGATTTGCGTACATCTTTCTCCCCATTGTATACAACAACATTGATGGATGCTGCCAAGCGACTGAACTTCGTCTCCCACAAGGAGAGAGAAGCAGAAGCAGAGACAATGAGGACTGGTCGGCAGATGTGAGGCAGTATGGACATCACAAAAAGAATTGTCTTAATTACTCGCTCCTGTACAATAGACAAGTTAATTAGTTAAATCATGAAATCAGTGGAAGCATCCACCATACTGCATTAAAAACAGCCATCATACAAGGGCACCAGCAGAATTAGTCACGCCGGTAGCTAAGCACAACTAAATTCTGAGAGAATCCAAGAACTCAAGTGGAAGGTACCAATAAAACACCTTccaaatattttttttttgccatgCATGGCGGCTATAATATTTAAATAGTTCTACCTGATCGTCAATGAAAACAGCACCACGAGAATTATGCCACAACTCAAGAAGCTGATTGAGCGAACTCAAATGATCATCATCTAAACCAGGGGGGCAACCATCTGGCAGTCTCTGGAGTTTCTGAAACATGCCTCCCTTAACCTGTATAGACCAGGGATAGTTTGCAGTTACTCAAAACTGTGAAATCTTTAAACAATCTAGGGACTGTTTGGAATATAAGACTATGACAGACATTTAACATGAAGTCTGAACCCATATTTCAAATGGTTTAATGTCCAGACAACTGCAGAAGGAACAAAGAACTAAGAGAGCTCATTATTTGTGTGAGGTGGCCTAGCAAAGCAATGTCCAGACAACTGCAGAAAAACAAACTTGCTTGGAACTAATAGAGCTCATTACTTGTGGTGGACTAGCAAAGCGATGCGCATATAGCCCAAGCTCAAAATCATAGACTACAATAATTTTCCTTGCCAAGTGAAGTGGCAGTGTGCCAGTTAATACGAATAAATGATTTCTGTGGCACACCTTGTCTACTTTTGCTGGATCAGATGCTCTTCTTGCAGCTTCAAGGCGGTTTCCATAGCTCCTTTTGAGCTCCTCAGCCTCAGGGGTACATAAAAAAGATGAGGTCTCAAGTTCCCATGTAGCATGTTCATAGCCCAAACCTTTCCATTTCACTAGCCATTCGACATTACAATATGCAATTTTGTCACCTAGTGAATTAAAAAAAACTTCAGCTTCTTTTGGTGGCATAAGTGATCTCCTCCTCAACAGACGGTGTGGTTCAGCCCATTCCTGCTTCCACCTTATTGTCTAAGAATCACATACAAAAAGAAATGGATCAGCAGACATACTTTTGAAGAGTCTAAATAGTCtctgaaaaaaaaagataaacAAGAGGATACATCGCGCGAGTGATCACCTTTTCTTTATGAATTCTCTTACtaaatttggagataagatCACGACCTTGCAAGGCGCTATCGACTATATCACTTTCTGAAACCCATCGATTATGTACATGAGCTAGATTCTTGTACTTCGCAAAATATTGCTTGCTGTTATCGGCTCCTAAAATGGACAAGCAATACAATTAATAAATGAATGACAGCAATCGAAGACATACTGTCATACATTTAATTTGATAATTACCCTCCTTGACATCCCACAGAGACTCAATTCCCTCACTGACTGAATATATACCGAACTGGATCCTCTTTTTTGTACACACTATGCAAAGCCATATTCCTAGGGACACATCCAAGGGAGGATCCATACAAGAAAGATGGTAATGTCGTTTACATCCTTTTCCATCACAAGACCTGTTACCAAATAAAAAAATGGAGTTTAGTTTTTATTAGTATCCCTGCACATCAAGTATGAATTCGAGAACAAAATTTTCACATTTGCAGTATGGTATTAGAGATGAATTGCTCCACAAAGCATATGTTTGAAAGATGCATTAACTACAAGGACTATAAGGTGTCAGGTTCTACGATCTAACACAGCCGAGTAGAGAGATACTAAACCACTAGTTATCCATCACCTGAAATTGCATCTTTTAGTCACCTAAAAAGGCTCTGTCACCTTGGAAAAACATTCACTGACGAATCCTACCATCCATCTAAAAATAAGGCCAATTGTGGTAGAAAGTAGCATGAAAATTTAGGAAAGCTTTACTGGATTTCGTTTGTACTACTTATTTTTGCATTTGCTAGGGTTTGC
The genomic region above belongs to Panicum hallii strain FIL2 chromosome 4, PHallii_v3.1, whole genome shotgun sequence and contains:
- the LOC112888502 gene encoding uncharacterized protein LOC112888502 isoform X1, with product MANTRSGGRGGGAAASGAPRDGHTAPPPPPPSASATATRKLPNARETRSTTAAATNAQTPNLRRSTRETRGKNKYKHLPATTSSHRSATRLTRDATAIATPISASSPNKPKDSTKKSARARNTSGSPSPPSNQDSNGTSTSAPIAKRKTEDDAQTATTPSKKQKRLMNTKRYIALFGPEESPKSPVLATPLREDEENASKVQAEDAAAVLVDEESNAQEQVNREPSSVADNKVLEGHSSDLHEMPEVILEGDELKIGSHQSDLVSESCMPIEMCLLNKAAECISILDIGKQAACDSNQNSLPELQNRDCSTAHHEEASKAIKDGDSTGIQGACISRNIEAIQCDETDYNDDMCVGCRNNEASDILKSCDGKGCKRHYHLSCMDPPLDVSLGIWLCIVCTKKRIQFGIYSVSEGIESLWDVKEGADNSKQYFAKYKNLAHVHNRWVSESDIVDSALQGRDLISKFSKRIHKEKTIRWKQEWAEPHRLLRRRSLMPPKEAEVFFNSLGDKIAYCNVEWLVKWKGLGYEHATWELETSSFLCTPEAEELKRSYGNRLEAARRASDPAKVDKVKGGMFQKLQRLPDGCPPGLDDDHLSSLNQLLELWHNSRGAVFIDDQERVIKTILFVMSILPHICRPVLIVSASASLSLWETKFSRLAASINVVVYNGEKDVRKSIRDLEFYEGGSVMLQVLLSHPDAILEDIEAIGRICWEAVMVDDCQNSRVSKCLEQLKELPTNFRMVLLSSSLKENIPEYINLLSFLNPEENGTFSVSNGVSFDTAGTLAVLKAKLARYVAFERKADSSKLLEYWVPAYLSPVQLEMYCYTLLSNSPALRSHSKTDSVGALRNILVSLRKCCDHPYLVDQMLQSSLTKGHTVTDILDIGVRSCGKLLLLDKMLQKIRTEGLRVLILSQSGGGSGNPIGDILDDFVRQRFGFESYERVERGLLLQKKQTAMNMFNDKSKGRFIFLIDSRACGPSIKLSSVDAIIIYGSDWNPVNDLRALQRVSMESQSEHVPIFRLYSSCTIEEKVLILAKHGHILDSNILNITPSLSHCLLSWGASFLFNRLEEFQNPSHSFKGSDADELFVDNVASEFSTKLPNKVELSNEMDNAAISQAYLRGSFYFRGTVVVGEREGIASVEGDLPKFWAYWSSLLNGRSPRWQHISEPAQRSRRKIQNVEEQLPGGTEETDEARIKRRRIGEVMDSSPKVPPGKDNDTILSGNNTPSSSHQISVEDTWQELERNNLHGAQKGLHVQLKPELSKLYKLLQLPENVKSLCEEFLEYILKNHQISQEPKGILHAFNIALCWRAASLLKHKINRTESLTLAVKNLNYECTEELAEFVYGKLRILKKKFARRAGEMSKQNHTASVSNISTCEQENSVKLRNDELIPSQLTSIDGNFETDSHREAAGDFWTEHIASGEKELLSDPGPHREECISRDELLSRIMEKRIKLVDKVFSLRRKSIEDKHSNEASFLDRHRQKEVVKLREACSLVVEHLRRSQNHIAQEDRDVNIKLVIGWFTMLLCAFLNHMKCQRNRLDMQQSATWTKESQLKEEILQAAKSGQLDHTFDQYIPLPDSEFVMEEFSHFREVVGNCHVHAAAPTTPSLDENSTMEITLVRSVNASEVVEEETQNRPEVLIQGPASFVSLSVNGICNVSDGIASQGDASLAVHSLEPSGGDHRSTEHAEESAVCVPLQGGTSERLGDAEVEVDTENRSTDFADSPHLDTPALTAPSRQATLPVSEEVEIQNNLVTQCAQQSLVSSQLSQGESEQADLSGVASSQPLQSERQQSIPFSNNLLERAQPDDSQPSHQTEVASGSVQSAELFPVASMMFNHPPIDAEPLKNELHRLRLYMDTVNKTHELKKTQLRMECSQEIEKVKQKYDLLIEEHDSTHLQQKKTLDNFYEKVLRNQSLAEDFRAKFISPSAAQARAHAPTVRQTPQASQQVPMRPSGMGSSASSFALPSACRPPVPRLRVQAPLVEQPSSSLSQLSRSSSPSSQVVQPPPLIPGNIYRTSSAPLSHMPTPRGSYGAQSELAPRAPAPHLQFKSPLANSMPPGNQQQLLPTRVEATSPRTQPVLGANSSPSDSHHGPVATSGMSSLHSALPATSLPSSSHPSHLAQRVPPAPNPALQIAAPPGSNTAAPSITAGEQPSLSLDAWLTASLGLSGDEPRATAPATNGSGIDVVCLSDDESE
- the LOC112888502 gene encoding uncharacterized protein LOC112888502 isoform X2, which gives rise to MANTRSGGRGGGAAASGAPRDGHTAPPPPPPSASATATRKLPNARETRSTTAAATNAQTPNLRRSTRETRGKNKYKHLPATTSSHRSATRLTRDATAIATPISASSPNKPKDSTKKSARARNTSGSPSPPSNQDSNGTSTSAPIAKRKTEDDAQTATTPSKKQKRLMNTKRYIALFGPEESPKSPVLATPLREDEENASKVQAEDAAAVLVDEESNAQEQVNREPSSVADNKVLEGHSSDLHEMPEVILEGDELKIGSHQSDLVSESCMPIEMCLLNKAAECISILDIGKQAACDSNQNSLPELQNRDCSTAHHEEASKAIKDGDSTGIQGACISRNIEAIQCDETDYNDDMCVGCRNNEASDILKSCDGKGCKRHYHLSCMDPPLDVSLGIWLCIVCTKKRIQFGIYSVSEGIESLWDVKEGADNSKQYFAKYKNLAHVHNRWVSESDIVDSALQGRDLISKFSKRIHKEKTIRWKQEWAEPHRLLRRRSLMPPKEAEVFFNSLGDKIAYCNVEWLVKWKGLGYEHATWELETSSFLCTPEAEELKRSYGNRLEAARRASDPAKVDKVKGGMFQKLQRLPDGCPPGLDDDHLSSLNQLLELWHNSRGAVFIDDQERVIKTILFVMSILPHICRPVLIVSASASLSLWETKFSRLAASINVVVYNGEKDVRKSIRDLEFYEGGSVMLQVLLSHPDAILEDIEAIGRICWEAVMVDDCQNSRVSKCLEQLKELPTNFRMVLLSSSLKENIPEYINLLSFLNPEENGTFSVSNGVSFDTAGTLAVLKAKLARYVAFERKADSSKLLEYWVPAYLSPVQLEMYCYTLLSNSPALRSHSKTDSVGALRNILVSLRKCCDHPYLVDQMLQSSLTKGHTVTDILDIGVRSCGKLLLLDKMLQKIRTEGLRVLILSQSGGGSGNPIGDILDDFVRQRFGFESYERVERGLLLQKKQTAMNMFNDKTSEFSTKLPNKVELSNEMDNAAISQAYLRGSFYFRGTVVVGEREGIASVEGDLPKFWAYWSSLLNGRSPRWQHISEPAQRSRRKIQNVEEQLPGGTEETDEARIKRRRIGEVMDSSPKVPPGKDNDTILSGNNTPSSSHQISVEDTWQELERNNLHGAQKGLHVQLKPELSKLYKLLQLPENVKSLCEEFLEYILKNHQISQEPKGILHAFNIALCWRAASLLKHKINRTESLTLAVKNLNYECTEELAEFVYGKLRILKKKFARRAGEMSKQNHTASVSNISTCEQENSVKLRNDELIPSQLTSIDGNFETDSHREAAGDFWTEHIASGEKELLSDPGPHREECISRDELLSRIMEKRIKLVDKVFSLRRKSIEDKHSNEASFLDRHRQKEVVKLREACSLVVEHLRRSQNHIAQEDRDVNIKLVIGWFTMLLCAFLNHMKCQRNRLDMQQSATWTKESQLKEEILQAAKSGQLDHTFDQYIPLPDSEFVMEEFSHFREVVGNCHVHAAAPTTPSLDENSTMEITLVRSVNASEVVEEETQNRPEVLIQGPASFVSLSVNGICNVSDGIASQGDASLAVHSLEPSGGDHRSTEHAEESAVCVPLQGGTSERLGDAEVEVDTENRSTDFADSPHLDTPALTAPSRQATLPVSEEVEIQNNLVTQCAQQSLVSSQLSQGESEQADLSGVASSQPLQSERQQSIPFSNNLLERAQPDDSQPSHQTEVASGSVQSAELFPVASMMFNHPPIDAEPLKNELHRLRLYMDTVNKTHELKKTQLRMECSQEIEKVKQKYDLLIEEHDSTHLQQKKTLDNFYEKVLRNQSLAEDFRAKFISPSAAQARAHAPTVRQTPQASQQVPMRPSGMGSSASSFALPSACRPPVPRLRVQAPLVEQPSSSLSQLSRSSSPSSQVVQPPPLIPGNIYRTSSAPLSHMPTPRGSYGAQSELAPRAPAPHLQFKSPLANSMPPGNQQQLLPTRVEATSPRTQPVLGANSSPSDSHHGPVATSGMSSLHSALPATSLPSSSHPSHLAQRVPPAPNPALQIAAPPGSNTAAPSITAGEQPSLSLDAWLTASLGLSGDEPRATAPATNGSGIDVVCLSDDESE